TAACCCTCTAAAAATATCACCAGCTCGTTTAGATCTCTGCCTCAATTTCTACGACGTCCTTCCAGGCCCATTCAGACAGAAGAATGTCCCTAGGCCAGCCTTACCTGAAGGAGAAGACTTCTTGGCAATAGAAAGCTTAAGTTGACTAGAAGAACCCACTTCAAAGTTGGGTTTTTTGCCTGTGATCTGCACAGAGAGCAAGCTGTCACTGTGGTACCCCAGGTGCTCCTGGACAGACTGCATCTCCTCAGGACTTAAGGACTCCCGCTGCAGCTGTAATTCAAGACATCAAAAGGATTACGCCACACTCCTGCTACAAAATGCTGTTTCGCTGTGGCCACCTAGACAGGAGCCAGATACTCACTTCCGTGGATAAGCACGTAACAGCGGGACATCCTTACGTAACAGACCTCACCTCACGCCTCACATTCAGTTTCTCAGGGCCCAGAACCCGAGAGTGTAACTTTTGTCAGCGCGTTTCCTTTAAGCCTACCCTCTGGAAAGGTTTAAAGTACTTATCAAATATCGATCTATTAGGTGTAGCGCTGTGCTAGTCACTGTGGGGCTGCAATGACTATGACTGTAAAGATGAATCAGAAATGGTCCCACAGAAGCGGGTCGAAGCCTACAGTGGGGAAGCATGCCCACAATGAAGACAGCAGTaaccaaacagaaggaaaaagaaccatGGGGGagggaaatgctttctctgttccTTGGGAAGAAGGAGCAGACAGTACAGGTAGAAAAAAGGATCGGGGTGCTACTTCTGTGTCCAACAATTATAGGATGGTTAAATAAATCACAGCCCATCTAAGCACCGGACAGCGTTCAGTATTAACAAGAACAAGGGGAAGTACGCTGAGGTGGTGAATGTCTAGATACCTAAAAAGCTAGTGACGGAACAATACATGCACGTGACCTTACTGACACAGCAGTCACCACCACTAAACCAGTTTTGAGACCAGAATGTGCCCCAACCCACATGGGTACAAGCTCACTCTCTTCAAAGGAGATTTATTCCCAGATGTTTGTCCTTTGAGGCAAGCACTTCTCAACTTGTTTCCTAGCCTAAGCCACACTGATCCCCTCGCCTTCAAGGCTGTTACTTCCCCCGATTCTCTCTGTATCGTCTGACAAAGAGACACTGGCTTTAGCCACCCAAGGTTTAAATTCCCGGGAAAGGCTGTCTACCAACATACCTCTTTTACTTCCACCAGACCAGACAGAGTCAGGGCCGAGCACAGCTTGGATGCCGTCCTCACCTTGCTGTTGTTAACTGCCAGGAGGAAAACCCTGTTAACAGCTTTACAGgtcaaagcaggaaaaataataaaggctCCATCCTGTCTGGGTCGGCAGgcattaaaacaataacaacctATTCTGttcaacatatatatattttagtgacagtattttaattttaaaaatccttttggtTGTTCACAGTGCACCTACCTATGTTCTCAAGCGTTAGATAAGAAttccattattattatatcttctgCTTCTCGGAAATACCTGACCTTCCAGGGGATGTTGGACAATGACTGAGAAAGGGGCTGAGGAACTGTAGGGCTCATAGGTGCACTCTCCATATAATTCGACAAGAGACACTGCGCTTAGCAACCCAAGGGTTAACTCCAGCAAAGAAGGCTGATCTGCTGCATACGTCACAAGTTTGTAGTTCCACGTAAACTACctttatacatttcaaaatactttcactTCTACTATCTTATGATGAAACAAGTGATCACATTTTGATGGAAAGTCTAGTAAAGACTGCTAAAAATTCAGAATTGAATGACTCTGACAGCTTCACCACCGAGCAAAAAAGAGAAGTTTCTATCCCTTGGATTCAACCATTAGTTTCACATGAATCAACAGTAACCTCATCACTCCCAGACTTccagttattatttttaagttttttacttTGAATTAACTATAGATGCACAGgaagtttaaaaaacaagttcAGGGAGGTCTCTGGGACCCTTCACCTCGTCTCCCCATGGCAATATCTTACACAACTACAGTACAGCATGAAGCCGGGAAACTGTCACTGGCAGTCCACAGAGCTCATCCAGATCTCACCAGCTTTACACGCACGTGTGTGTGCAGTTCTATGCAATGTTATCACACatgtagattcatgtaaccactaCCACACTCAAGACACAGAATGTTCCATCGCCACAAGGAATCCTTCACAGCCTCATACACCCCCTCCCTCCTATTCCTAAGTGcctgtaaccaccaatctgttccccCTCATTATAACTTTACTTCTAAAATGTTCTATGAACAGAATCATGTagcatgtaaccttttgagactggattttttcactcagcatgattccCTTGAGATTCATCCGAGTTACTGCAcgtatcaatagtttgtttctttttattgctgcacACTTTTCCATGGGATGGACGTACCAaagtttaaccattcacctgttgaaggatcCAGCCATTTTCAGATGGGCAGTTCCCTTCTACTATACCACCTAATGGGTCAAAGATCACAATTTGTTCAGATGTGCTGCTTCAGACTCTTACAATAATTCATCCCTAAGGAGACGGCTGGGCTATATGAACAGTGATCTCTAAATGACGACTCCTGCTCAGAGAGAGGCAGCAAACACCCCTAAGATTCAACCCTGTTACACTCCAGTCTTCCAAATGAAGACTTCCTTACCCACAGCTGTCTCTACTGGCTCTTTCAGAAAAAGACATCCCCCGGGCCGAAGGATCCGGGCCACCTCAGCCAAAATCTCAGCGCTGTGCACAATGCTGCTTCCAGGAATTACCCCCGACAAAACGATGTCAAAGCTCGACTCTTTGTGGGCAGCTGCAAAGAAGGAAGATTCAAGTCAGCAAtcccctgggccccagaagcaATCTCCCGCTCCCTCCCAAGCCCCCACAAAGGCTCCGGGCCTGGCCCTGGGAGAACAAACGCCCACCTGTACAGCAAACGCTGTTATCCCACCATTACTAGCAAGAGGGGCACCGCCACTGCTGCCCTGCTCTCCCTCAGCCTTTAACTAACTTCATATCCTTTTACATGTTCAGGGAAAGAAGTAAAAAAGGAAGCTGAAGAGTAAGCCTTTTGAAAAGTGCAGAATATCTAAGGAACAATAACATACCTGCACAAATCATCAACTACACTCCTAAATCCACTATATCTCAAGTAAAAAACAACACGGGGACCGCCCACTCCTATCACGGGCCACGGCAAGCAGAAACTCAGCTATCGAGGAAGCACAGAAGTGCAGCGTTCCCAtcaccccctcaccccagcctggAGAGAAGACCTGGGTGGGCACTTACACTGCAACAGCTGGTTGATGTTTTCCACAGACACGTGGCCCTCATCGCCAGTCAACGCCTGAAGCTTATCCACCAGGTCTTTCAGAGCCTCCGCGGGGCAGGACTTATCCCAGATGACTGCCACAAACTGGCCCACTGAGATCCCAAAGTCTGCCATTCCTGCAGCACTGCAGACCTAAAACCGTGGGCCATGGGAGAGCCAAGACTGAGCAGGGACAAAGTGCAATTTCCTCCCCGGAGTACCAGCAGACGAGCTTAGATCACAACCTAATTCTGACCTCCCAGGGAATGCTGACCACATTAGCAAACCTTACTGTCAATACTAGAGTCTGAGGAAATGAACCCATTCCCTCTAGGTTTCATAACCGCAACGTTCCCAAACCACGCAGGTGGCTCCTTGGTGAGAATCCTGACTAGCAGTCAAGTAAAGAGGCTGAAGACAGAAggattatttcctctttgatttgtGACAACTCAGCTTGGCCAGAATATAAAAGACACAGGACATTCATTAGGCAGAAGTATGACTCAGCAAGGAAGGCAAATAAATTGGCAGACACAACCCAACCACATgcttaatgttttttttaaaaagagacaacaTATTTAAATTTAGCAAATTGGATATGATATTTTCCctttcattaaaatatgaaaattcaattCCACTGAATTTCCCGTGATCAACAGTATCCACTATGTCGTTCTTTAACGTTTAACACTAGCCAGACTATTCAAAGCACTTTACATCCATGATTTCAACTGAAGCTCAGAACAACCTCAAACtaaatattatccccattttacacccAGGAAACTGAATTTGCCCAGTTCAACCAGTAAGTGTTGTGTGGATAAAGTAAGAGCTGAGATTCGAATTTACACCCATAGGACTGCAAAGCTCGGGCTCTTAACCTACGGAAATTTCCCCCAAGGAtcccctttctcttccacttGATACTCAGCTGAGGCTAGAAGTGCTCACAATGAAACGAGGTCAGGAGATAGTGCTCTGCTCagttcctcctttctctctcaaacaTTAAGGCTGCCGAGTTTCCCATTTAACAAGTGCCGTAAAGACAAGCTGTGGGAGAGGGCCAAGCAGGGATCAGGCTCAAACTGAACACCTCTGTCTTCCGCAGAGGGCCCAACTCAGCGACAACGCCGCCACCACAGACACTCTGGGGCTGACTTTAGACCACgttccttctttaaaaatgttcactTCAAATGACGTGCTCCTCTGCCTACAAACCATGCCCCATTAGCCAGTTATCCTTAAATACTATAATACCTTATCTTCTTGCTCATTTCCTAAAGGAGTTACTAAAGGTTTTCCTTTCTAGAGCATCTACCTAGTGTTCTAGACGAATCTAGTGTTCTGGGTTCAGGTCCTCCATAATCTGGCTCCACCTGTATCTCCCCCCTCTCCAAACTGAATCCCCCCATCTTCTATGAAAACCTGTACATTTTCACTCTGTCAAGCCTTTCATCTGGTTCTTTCCATGTGGATGCTCACTCTTCAGTATTCTGACCTGACTGCAAGCCGCAGTAAAAGGATGCCAAGTGTTATCACACAAGCAGGATGCCTTAGTCATTGAATTGTGGTTTTTAAATCCCTAAAAAGCACACCATCAAGAACTGAAACCTTTATGCTGTTAACTGTCACGTGATGTGGGAGAAGAACCCTTGCACTTTAAGGTAAGCAACTCGGGGTCAATTTCCCATTTACGAACCAGCCAGGGAAGACAGAAATATGGATTGCTGGGCATTAAGTCATAAGAAATAAATGACCTGTTTCTAGAACAATGTTGGAACAGGTTCTCCCTTGGGACAACAGAAAGAGATGACAAGCTCCCCGTCCACCAGTGACCACTACAACCTTGCACTATCCTCACAGGAAACCCTCATGAACGAGGGGCCCAAGGTTACTTATTAGCTAGAGAAAAACACAGAGCCAGATGCCTAGGCTTCTTCAGCAACCTCTGTGGGGGCCGAGTTTCACAGAGCACAGGATCTGAACGCAGAGGGACTGGGTTTCCGTCCACCACTGGATCTTCTACTTATGAGCTACACGACCACGGGTCAGTCATCAACCTCTCAGTCCAGCATCTCAGTCAACATATTTAGAAGTATGACTCAGAGCCCAGTTTCACAACTTAAAGGAGGTGGAGTGAAGAAGTCACTGTCATGTCACTGAACCTGCTTGTTCAGCCCCCCCCATGCTGACAGCCGCACACGCCCACAGCTCTTCTGAACAATTACTGGCAGGCAGTGAAAGCAGAGTGAGAGAACAACTTCTGGAGATGCACTTGTTTGAAGGCACCCACCAAACAAATCTTGAGGCATCTGGCTCCTCTTAAAGACGAAGagggccaaaagaaaaaaacagggttGAAGTTCCGGTATCAGTTCAAACCAAGGATCAAATCCTTTTAAGTCAGGCgcataaaaaattctgaaaatactgACAGTtatcagaaaggaaaattttaattaaaacgaACTGACTGAAGCTCGTGCACCTACATGCACAGGCATGTACGCGCCaagcgcacgcacacacacacacatacagagaaaaaaggtgacaatcagaaaggaaacagaaaattcaaaggaaaagaaatggaagacttTGTCTGCAGGCAATGAAGTGTGTGTCAAGAGTTAAGGGTTTCAGAAAAGACACCCAATGCTAGAATTTCCACAGGAAAGGCTCCTCTGATGATAGGTGGACAGAACTCAGAAACAAAACCTCATGGAGAGATGAGCAGCGCTTTACCGAAATTCAGAGCTATGGATCTGAAATTTTAACACCGGGGAGTAGCTCTGACTTAGGAGGGCTTCCCACACGCTCATGCAGGGGAGAGCAAGATGTTTTGAAAAGAGAGTTGATAAGGGGTGTGCACAACAGACACAAAGACCAGGGCCCAACTGCAAACACAAAATTTACAGAGTGCCATGCTTGCTTAGCTCCTGTCGTCCCTAATCCGTAACCCCAAAACCCTTTACTTCTTCCTAGTAacatgaagccttccctgattatCTACAGCGCAGTGAGGCGCTCTGCATCTACGTGTCTGTTTAGTGACTAGTCCGTGACCTCCCTGAGTCACCCAGAGCTTGGCACTCGACGTCAGAACGAACGCCACCAGCCTTTCCAAAACATGCGGATCCTACCAATCACCTGGGGCGTTTGTTAAAATAAGATTCAAGGACTACACCCAGATGTACTGAATCAACTCTCCAGGAGAAAGATCTGGGTACCGATGTATTAATAAGCATCCTAGATGGTTCTTCCGAGCCGGCAAGTTGGGGAAATACTCAGTTATAGGTTCAGGTACCCACCCGCCCCCGAGACCGAACTGCAGCTCCCCCAACGTCTGAGTAGAGGGCGTGAGGCCCAAGGTCCCCACAGCCGGCTACCGCAGACGCGGGTCTCGGACCCAGGTCTCCCGCACCCCGGCTCAGCGCGGCTCCTGCTCGGCGCGCTGCCCGGGGGTTCAGGCCGGCCGGGGCGGGAGGGCTGGCGTAGCCCCGATGGGCGAGCAGCGCGGCGCCAGGAGCCGGGGCCCCCCACGCCGCTTCCCCCGGGGCAGAACCTCGCCGGGGTCCTCGGGGAGGTGGCCATGCCGCGGACCCACCGATGGACGGGGCTGGGAATAGGATATGAGAGCATTTAGGGACGAGAGTGGGCCGGGAGGGGACCGTTGAGGGAGTTCGGGCTCTCGGGCCGCCAGAACAGCGCTCACCTGGTGCCCGGCGCTCGCTCCCCGCACGTCCTCAGCCACCGGTTCCGCGCCTCGCGCCTCTCGCGAGAGGAGGAGACTCCGGGCGCGCGAGGGGGGCGGAAGTGGGAGCGTCGCGCTGGCGTCGCGTCGCCAGCGGCGGCGTGCCCGCTTCTAAGATGGCGGCGGCGGTGTCCGGCGCGCTCGGTCGGGCGGGCTGGAGGCTCCTGCAGCTGCGGTGCCTGCCGGGTGAGGGGGTGGCCGAGCCGGAGAGCAgggaggagcggggagggggcgcgAGGCCGACCTGGGCTGGGTGCAGGGCGGAGGAGGCCGCCGTGGCGGCCAGCGAGCAAGGTGAGGTGAAGGGCACGGACGCGGAGTCGCCGGCGTCGCGCACTTGAACGGGCCGCCTGCTGGCTTCTGCGCTGGTCTGGAGCCGTGATGGGCATGAGCAGCGGAGCAGGCCTGCCACTCCCATTTAATGCAGTTAACGGGGCGCTGGAGAGGGTTGGAGTGCGCAAGGTCACGTAGCGTGTCGGTCGCCGCACTGTCCGACTGGGACCCGGTCTTTGGGCCGGGACCACTGGAGGGACCGAGCTGGGAAGAGCAAGAGCGAGCGCCCAGTCCATCATTTCATAAGTCAGTCGTTTCCCCTCTACTTCAGTAGTTCTGTGATATTCTCCTACCACCTTTGCCactgtatttcagtatttttgtttATACATCTGAGTTCTTAAATATATAGACTTTTACTTAAAGGAGGAAACTATATCACTACCCTAAGCAGAAAACCAGTGTCACCGTCCATAAATAGAACGTATGCATTGGCACATTAACGTAAATATATAACTAATGAAATAATAACTGTTCTTCTGCATGTTACCTGAAATCTTGTGAACCGCCGTGGTTCTGCAACATTGCTTTGGGACCCCCCCCTGCCCTTTTCATAGTTTTATGAATATTTGCTCCATTTTTTCTGTACAGATACTATTGATATTCTTACACATACTGtgctgtatttcttttaaaatcgtTGTTCCCTCAGTCCATAGATGTAAAAAAATGAGTGCCCTTTTGTCGTTTTTTACAAAACTCTAAGTTAAATGTTTAGTAAAAGTGATGCCAGTGACCCAGCAcatccactcctaggtatgtaccccagagaaatgaaagcatatatccaCAAAAAGGTTTGTACAAGTGTATtcaaaacagctttatttataatagccaacaCTGAAACAGCCCAGATGTCTATCAATAGAAtagtgtttctttccttctttctttctttctttctttttggtgaggaagattgtccctaagctaacatctatgccaatcttcctctattttacatgtgggatgctgccacagcacagcttgatgagctgtatgtaggtctgtgcccaggatctgaaccagcaaaccccaggctgctgaagcagagcgtgtaaacttaaccactacaccaccttgCCAGCCCCAGAATAGTGTTTcttaatggaatactactctacAATAAAAACTAACGATTACTGATTTACACAAAAATACGAATCAATCTACAAAAATATACCAAGCAAAAGAAGTCTTACACAAAAAGgccatattgtatgattctatttagatGAAATTCCAGGACAgacaaaactaaaatgaaaaattcagaacGGTGTTGGTGGGGAATGACTGGTAAGgaacatgagggaactttctggggtgatgataATCTCCAGATAGGGGTTCAGGTTATTCCagtgtatacatttgtcacaactcgGAATTGGCATGTTTGAGATTCATACCTTTCATTAAAAGTAggtgtgacctcaataaaagaacagtaaataaatactgaactctagttaatgatatgcatgctGAAATGTTTAGAGCTGGAGAATACGGAGGTCTGCAacaaatgcatcaaaaaataagatggatcGATGAATGAAGAGTAGGAGGGATGGCTATCTAGCACCTAGGGGTAGTTATACAGGTGTTCATGCCACAATTCCTTCAACTGGTCTCTGTGTTTGaaattgtgtttaattttttttttggtgaggaagattggccctgagctaatatctgtgcccatcttcctctattttgtatgtgggatgcctgccacagcatggcttaatgagcagtgtgtaggtccttgcttgtgatctaaacctgtgaaccgtGGGCCATCAaaatggaatgtgtgaacttaaccgctatgccaccaggccagctcctaaaagtttttatcataaaatattgggaaagaaaaaagtagtacGAGCCTATGCTAGGAAACACAGTGCTATACTTTCCAAAAGCCCTTTCCTAAAGTAAGTGAGGTGTTGCAGTAttgcagatgagaaagcagaTAGAGATGCCATGTGAATACTGGGGAGTCAGTACTCAGCCCTTCTCATCGCTAGTCCAGTGCTCTTGCCATAATAGATGAATATCTAACATTTTACAGGTCACTATCATTTTTTGTTTGGGCCTCACAACGCTCCCATCGAGCAAGTAGAGATTATTACTCttaatttgcacattttaaaatcacaCTTTTTGAGATGAAATGGTTTTCCCATTACCACGCAGCTAACAAATGATAGAAACAGGCTTAGAAGCCAGGTCGTCTGTTTCCCAGCTCATACTTTTGCCTCCACAACCTGTCGCAAGGTTGCCAGTTTACCTGAGATTTTCGTCTGGGACCCAACACTTGGataagtggttctggagtagactctgtcctgcttttcctcttccccagccttCATATCTTTCTGGGTCTCAAAAGGTCTTCTCCATTGAGTGTCCCTGACTGACAGCCCGGTTTCTGTTCTAGTGTCCTCCTGCCGACCAGCCTTGGTGCCACGTGCCTTCCGTGCTTCAGCTGTGCAGCTAAGGTCTTCAGACgagcagaagcagcagcctcCCCCGTCTTTTTCCCAGGAGCATTCGGAGACACAGGGGTCAGAAGAACCCAGTCCCGACTCTTCTCGTTCACCCCCCAGGTAGGCACCGAACCCCAGTCCCCCCATTTCTGGCCACTCTGCATCCTTGGGTgtatctcttctccttctcccccttctcACCTTTAATCACTTTAAAGACTATCTTTGagaggaactttttttttttgttaatgaaAATGGTGCTTGTACATTCTAAAACATCTAAACAATAAAAAGTAGTTCacaaaaacagagcaaaaatGACCAGAAATCACAAACCCAGAAATAACTCTGCCAACATTTTTGTGAATATCCTTTCAGATGTTTCTCTAAGCATATTTCATGTATAAACCTCTGTATATAGTAAATGATTAATTACACTATACACTATACATGCTGCCCTGGAACCTGTGTTTTTACTCAACAGTACATTTTTAATGTCCTTTCACAGTCTGTattattttaatggttgcataatattccagcAAATGGCAGTTCCAAAATTTACTTAACCTATCTTTTATTGATGAATATGGGGATTTTCTTCACTAGGATGAAAGACAGTGTAATAAAGTGTGTGATTCAGCAAGAGGGACACTGAGTCAAAGGATGTGcacatttaacattttgttaCATATGTGAGCCAAATTGCCCTTCAGAAAGgtaataataatttacatttccatcagatattttttcttcttaattctacCACTGAGAAGTTAGTTCCTTTAGCTCTGAAATTAGAGTGTTCCCAGTCATTTTTCTGGTCTCCTGATTAAAGTACTTCTCATTTCGGTTTAACAACTATTTTCTGAGGGTCTACTTTGTACCAGGCCCCGTGAGTAATATGACTACTATCCCTGCCCTCATGC
This genomic window from Equus przewalskii isolate Varuska chromosome 3, EquPr2, whole genome shotgun sequence contains:
- the CIAPIN1 gene encoding anamorsin → MADFGISVGQFVAVIWDKSCPAEALKDLVDKLQALTGDEGHVSVENINQLLQSAHKESSFDIVLSGVIPGSSIVHSAEILAEVARILRPGGCLFLKEPVETAVVNNSKVRTASKLCSALTLSGLVEVKELQRESLSPEEMQSVQEHLGYHSDSLLSVQITGKKPNFEVGSSSQLKLSIAKKSSPSGKPAVDPAAAKLWTLSANDMEDDSVELIDSDDLLDPEDLKKPDPASLRAASCGEGKKRTACRNCTCGLAEELEKEKSRGQMSSQPKSACGNCYLGDAFRCASCPYLGMPAFKPGEKVLLSDSNLNDA